The following proteins come from a genomic window of Corallococcus sp. NCRR:
- a CDS encoding glycosyltransferase family 4 protein, with the protein MRVLLVGDYPPPYGGVAIHVRQLHQFLRDRGVEAKVLDIGKGGRPAPDVLPVHGAAAFGLRLAGFTSAGWTVHLHTSGNNPKAWVLAALVGTMPGPRSPRVITLHSGLIPDYLAESQARRVFARSALAGYARVVAVSPAVRDAVVACGVPAEKVVVHPAFCGSQVRPGPVTPEVEAARARRRPLLAMAHHPSPVYGRKQMFRALKLVAAEHPGVGLALFGPGTRSEEFIRDARELGVAGLLDDLGELEHAKALGLISQSDVFIRPTTHDGDSISVREALALGVPCVASDVCARPEGTRLFKAGDERALAQAVRDALAAGPAKVTAPDAGPVMLDLYAELLPSGMAGAGTVNAA; encoded by the coding sequence ATGCGCGTGCTGCTCGTCGGGGACTACCCGCCGCCGTACGGGGGCGTGGCCATCCACGTCCGTCAACTCCATCAATTTCTGCGCGACCGCGGGGTCGAGGCGAAGGTGCTCGATATCGGGAAGGGTGGCCGGCCGGCTCCGGACGTCCTCCCCGTGCACGGCGCCGCCGCCTTCGGCCTGCGGCTCGCGGGATTCACTTCCGCGGGCTGGACGGTCCACCTGCACACCAGTGGCAACAACCCGAAGGCGTGGGTGCTGGCGGCGCTGGTGGGCACCATGCCCGGGCCGCGCTCGCCGCGCGTCATCACGCTGCACTCCGGGCTGATTCCGGACTACCTGGCGGAGTCGCAGGCCCGGCGCGTGTTCGCGCGCTCGGCGCTGGCGGGCTACGCGCGGGTGGTGGCTGTCTCTCCAGCGGTGCGCGACGCGGTGGTCGCGTGCGGCGTGCCGGCGGAGAAGGTCGTGGTGCATCCGGCCTTCTGCGGTTCGCAGGTGCGGCCCGGTCCGGTGACGCCGGAGGTGGAGGCCGCGCGGGCCCGGCGCCGTCCGCTGCTCGCGATGGCGCACCACCCTTCGCCCGTGTACGGGCGCAAGCAGATGTTCCGCGCGCTGAAGCTCGTGGCTGCTGAGCACCCGGGCGTGGGCCTGGCGCTGTTCGGCCCAGGCACGCGCTCCGAGGAGTTCATCCGCGACGCGCGCGAGCTGGGCGTGGCGGGGCTCCTGGATGACCTGGGCGAGCTGGAGCACGCGAAGGCGCTGGGGCTCATCTCCCAGAGCGACGTCTTCATCCGGCCCACGACGCATGACGGGGACTCCATCTCCGTGCGCGAGGCGCTGGCGTTGGGCGTGCCGTGCGTGGCCAGCGACGTGTGCGCTCGGCCCGAGGGCACGCGGTTGTTCAAGGCCGGGGACGAGCGGGCGCTGGCGCAGGCGGTGCGCGACGCGCTGGCGGCGGGCCCGGCGAAGGTGACGGCTCCGGATGCGGGGCCGGTGATGCTGGACCTGTACGCGGAGTTGCTGCCGTCCGGCATGGCAGGTGCAGGAACCGTGAACGCGGCGTGA
- a CDS encoding dipeptidase, with amino-acid sequence MGDVKELHRQWCIADGHADSLMWNRDLCERSTEGHVDFPRLREAGVKLQCFTLVTRGFPFIGGFPLFAAWRKWPREARGSEWTRALWQIEKLDAFCARSGDTVRVATTGAGLEDNLAHGRLSAVLGVEGGHAIEGQVERLAELHRRGVRFMGLTHLSNNDLGGSSFPMMGNRGLTPLGHQVMEEMARLGMSVDVAHASEQTLTDLFAHPTVRYFCSHTGVRAAGGGWRNLSDAALRTIAQRGGVVGIILAPVYLGGDTWDDVVRHVEHAVDVMGVEGVGVGSDYDGMVALPRGMRDVTDLPRLTEALLKRHPESWVERVMGGNFRRYFRETLGGG; translated from the coding sequence ATGGGTGACGTGAAGGAGCTGCACCGGCAGTGGTGCATCGCGGATGGACACGCGGATTCGCTGATGTGGAACCGCGACCTGTGCGAGCGGTCGACGGAGGGGCACGTGGACTTCCCCCGCCTGCGCGAGGCGGGGGTGAAGCTGCAGTGCTTCACGCTGGTGACCCGGGGCTTCCCTTTCATTGGCGGCTTCCCGCTGTTCGCCGCGTGGCGCAAGTGGCCCCGAGAGGCGCGCGGGAGCGAGTGGACCCGCGCGCTCTGGCAGATTGAAAAGCTGGACGCCTTCTGCGCCCGCTCCGGAGACACCGTGCGCGTCGCCACCACCGGGGCGGGGCTGGAGGACAACCTCGCGCACGGGCGGCTCTCAGCGGTGCTGGGCGTGGAAGGCGGCCACGCGATTGAAGGGCAGGTGGAGCGGCTGGCGGAGCTGCACCGGCGCGGGGTGCGCTTCATGGGGCTCACGCACCTGTCCAACAACGACCTGGGCGGTTCGTCCTTCCCCATGATGGGCAACCGGGGGCTGACGCCGCTGGGGCACCAGGTGATGGAGGAGATGGCCCGCCTGGGGATGAGCGTGGACGTGGCGCACGCCTCCGAGCAGACGCTCACGGACCTCTTCGCGCACCCCACGGTGCGCTACTTCTGCTCGCACACCGGCGTGCGCGCGGCGGGCGGCGGCTGGCGCAACCTGTCCGACGCGGCCCTGCGCACCATCGCCCAGCGCGGCGGCGTGGTGGGCATCATCCTGGCGCCGGTGTACCTGGGCGGCGACACGTGGGACGACGTGGTCCGCCACGTGGAGCACGCCGTGGACGTGATGGGCGTGGAAGGGGTGGGCGTGGGCAGCGACTACGACGGCATGGTGGCGCTGCCCCGGGGCATGCGGGATGTGACGGATCTGCCCCGGCTCACGGAAGCGCTGCTCAAACGACACCCGGAGTCCTGGGTGGAACGTGTGATGGGTGGCAACTTCCGGCGTTACTTTCGAGAGACGCTCGGCGGCGGTTGA
- a CDS encoding serine/threonine-protein kinase — MATHPPASSASRPFILFTTGATSYELVRYLGSRAGGELLLARRHYARTPGGLVLIKRLRDVTDDVARARLREEVKLLMRLSHPAIAPVYLVRVHDGAPHLVTEFVDGPCLETLASFAALRRRPFSEAFAAYVGAEVADALHHAHSLEDARGLPVGVVHRDISPRSLRVDVHGRVRLSDFALAWSRTPGRVVTEPGLVRGDVAYASPEALEGLPLDGRADLFSLGMVLLELLTGLHLLDLDDVERAAQQAQPVPGTRGLCAETPSWLPAPLMAARMACLTPIHVEQATRGLSPGMRAVLQRVLQRDRDLRFQTGAELRDALRDLLIASGRPYGPPEALREVAEVRTDALVDPAGAAEAGLPLEDDLWDGCDDDGADWT, encoded by the coding sequence ATGGCCACCCATCCCCCCGCGTCCTCCGCGTCCCGGCCCTTCATCCTCTTCACCACCGGGGCCACGTCCTATGAGCTGGTGCGCTACCTGGGGTCGCGCGCCGGAGGGGAGCTGCTGCTCGCCCGCAGGCACTACGCGCGCACGCCGGGCGGGCTGGTGCTCATCAAGCGCCTGCGCGACGTGACGGATGACGTGGCGCGGGCGCGGCTGCGGGAAGAGGTGAAGCTGCTCATGCGGCTGTCCCACCCGGCCATCGCGCCAGTGTATCTGGTGCGGGTGCATGACGGCGCGCCCCACCTGGTGACGGAGTTCGTGGACGGGCCGTGCCTGGAGACGCTGGCCAGCTTCGCGGCGCTGCGGCGGCGGCCCTTCTCGGAGGCGTTCGCCGCGTACGTGGGCGCGGAGGTGGCGGACGCGCTCCATCACGCGCATTCGCTGGAGGACGCGCGCGGCCTGCCCGTGGGCGTGGTCCACCGCGACATCAGCCCCCGCTCCCTGCGCGTGGACGTGCACGGGCGGGTGCGGCTGTCGGACTTCGCGCTCGCGTGGTCGCGGACGCCGGGGCGAGTGGTGACGGAGCCGGGGCTCGTGCGCGGGGACGTGGCCTATGCGTCGCCAGAGGCGCTGGAGGGCCTGCCGCTGGATGGCCGCGCGGACCTGTTCTCCCTGGGGATGGTGCTGCTGGAGCTGCTCACCGGACTGCACCTGCTGGACCTGGACGACGTGGAGCGCGCCGCGCAGCAGGCCCAGCCCGTGCCCGGAACGCGCGGGCTGTGCGCGGAGACTCCCAGCTGGCTGCCCGCGCCGCTGATGGCCGCGCGCATGGCGTGCCTGACGCCGATCCACGTGGAGCAGGCCACGCGGGGGCTGTCGCCGGGCATGCGGGCGGTGCTGCAGCGGGTGCTCCAGCGCGACCGCGACCTGCGCTTCCAGACGGGCGCGGAGCTGCGGGACGCGCTCCGGGATCTGCTGATCGCTTCAGGACGGCCCTATGGCCCGCCGGAAGCGCTGCGCGAGGTGGCGGAGGTGCGCACGGACGCGCTCGTGGACCCCGCGGGGGCGGCGGAGGCCGGGCTTCCGCTGGAGGACGACCTCTGGGACGGCTGCGATGATGACGGCGCGGACTGGACGTGA
- a CDS encoding DUF4129 domain-containing protein — protein MPALPLLLLLAALPPCADREAVSRRLEDTARSRPAALNAEVNRLMEALDGVPLPPGTSGQTEPERAHQISVYLEAVCALDAEPAVSPGVTSEPERLRAILDRPEFARARQRNSDLLTRLLRELQNWLEGLFESRGAQGFAVATRAVMLGLALAVVLFGVLRVRWRRSRKTVTAQGVEGEAAPLELDTPGEHLGRAHTALETEDAREAIREGLLGLLSTLEQRKLARPDRVKTNRELAAELPTRGAPARVTGEVERLVGWYDRAFYSLEPVSREEATRFVESVEQLHGSLAEVRP, from the coding sequence GTGCCCGCCCTGCCCCTGCTCCTCCTGCTGGCTGCCCTGCCCCCGTGCGCGGACCGGGAGGCGGTGTCGCGCCGGCTCGAGGACACGGCGCGTTCGCGGCCCGCCGCGCTAAACGCGGAGGTGAACCGGCTGATGGAGGCACTGGACGGCGTGCCCCTGCCCCCTGGAACCTCCGGACAGACGGAGCCCGAGCGGGCCCATCAGATCTCCGTGTACCTGGAGGCCGTGTGCGCGCTGGACGCGGAGCCGGCCGTGTCACCCGGCGTGACGAGCGAACCAGAGCGGCTGCGCGCCATCCTCGACCGGCCTGAGTTCGCGAGGGCCCGGCAGCGCAACAGCGACCTGCTGACGCGCCTTCTGCGCGAGCTGCAGAACTGGCTGGAGGGCCTCTTCGAGTCCCGGGGCGCGCAGGGCTTCGCGGTGGCCACGCGCGCGGTGATGCTGGGGCTGGCGTTGGCGGTGGTGTTGTTCGGCGTGCTGCGGGTGCGCTGGCGCCGGAGCAGGAAGACCGTCACCGCGCAGGGAGTGGAAGGCGAAGCCGCGCCCCTGGAGCTGGACACGCCCGGAGAACATCTGGGCCGTGCGCACACCGCGCTGGAGACGGAGGACGCGCGCGAGGCCATCCGTGAAGGCCTGCTCGGCCTGCTGTCCACGCTGGAGCAGCGCAAGCTGGCGCGGCCGGACCGCGTGAAGACGAACCGTGAGCTCGCCGCGGAGCTGCCCACGCGAGGCGCCCCCGCGCGCGTGACGGGTGAAGTGGAGCGGCTGGTCGGTTGGTACGACCGGGCCTTCTATTCGTTGGAGCCGGTGTCGCGCGAAGAGGCCACGCGCTTCGTGGAGTCCGTGGAGCAGCTGCACGGCTCGCTCGCGGAGGTCCGCCCGTGA
- a CDS encoding thiamine phosphate synthase: MPALPRLVVITDWRLPRTRLLTALERALEAGPDVAVQHRHPEASGRLFLEEARLLADMCRGRALFVNGRLDVALLVGSHLHLPASGPSPRDVRPFLPAGRWVSVAVHDAREAEGAVGADLALVSPVFAPGSKPGDTRDTLGPHGFRGLAERLPCPALALGGMTPERAREVPGAWGVAVISAVLEAEDPRAAALALLDAHAKPHGRPGHCS; encoded by the coding sequence GTGCCCGCCCTGCCCCGCCTCGTGGTCATCACGGACTGGCGGCTGCCCCGGACGCGGTTGCTCACCGCGCTGGAGCGGGCGCTGGAGGCGGGGCCGGACGTCGCCGTGCAGCACCGTCACCCGGAGGCCTCCGGGCGGCTGTTCCTGGAGGAGGCTCGGCTCCTGGCGGACATGTGCCGGGGCCGGGCGCTGTTCGTGAACGGCAGGCTGGATGTCGCGCTACTCGTAGGCTCGCACCTGCATCTGCCCGCCTCCGGCCCTTCGCCCCGCGACGTGCGCCCGTTCCTGCCGGCGGGCCGGTGGGTGAGCGTGGCGGTGCATGACGCGCGCGAGGCGGAAGGCGCGGTGGGCGCGGACCTGGCGCTGGTGAGCCCCGTGTTCGCTCCGGGGTCCAAGCCGGGGGATACGCGCGACACGCTGGGGCCTCACGGGTTCAGGGGGCTCGCGGAGCGGTTGCCCTGCCCTGCCCTGGCGCTGGGGGGGATGACGCCGGAGCGGGCCCGCGAGGTGCCGGGGGCCTGGGGTGTCGCGGTCATCTCCGCCGTGCTGGAGGCGGAGGATCCACGTGCAGCGGCACTCGCGTTGCTGGACGCCCACGCGAAGCCTCACGGGCGGCCCGGGCATTGTTCGTGA
- a CDS encoding thiazole synthase, with translation MSGIADKPFTLAGVTFTSRLIVGTGKYPSHEVMKQCHEASGAELVTVAVRRLDLKATGEASLMNWIDRNKMRLLPNTALCYTAEDAVRTCRLAEELGMSKWVKLEVLGDEKTLYPDVEETVKAARILVKEGFTVLPYTSDDPITARKLEDAGCAAVMPLAAPIGSGLGIRNPHNLRLIREVVKVPVIVDAGVGTASDAAIAMELGVDALLMNTAIAGAKDPVRMAVAMKKAVEAGRDAFLAGRIPRKAYGSASSPIEGLVE, from the coding sequence ATGAGCGGCATCGCGGACAAGCCTTTCACGCTGGCGGGGGTGACGTTCACCTCGCGGCTCATCGTCGGGACGGGGAAGTACCCCAGTCACGAGGTGATGAAGCAGTGCCACGAAGCGTCGGGCGCGGAGCTCGTCACGGTGGCGGTGCGGCGGTTGGACCTGAAGGCGACGGGCGAGGCGTCGCTGATGAACTGGATCGACCGCAACAAGATGCGCCTCCTGCCCAACACGGCGCTCTGCTACACGGCCGAGGACGCGGTGCGCACCTGCCGGCTGGCGGAAGAGCTGGGCATGAGCAAGTGGGTGAAGCTGGAGGTGCTCGGCGACGAGAAGACGCTCTACCCGGACGTCGAGGAGACGGTGAAGGCCGCTCGTATCCTGGTGAAGGAGGGCTTCACGGTGCTGCCATACACCAGCGACGACCCCATCACCGCGCGCAAGCTGGAGGACGCGGGCTGCGCAGCGGTGATGCCGCTGGCGGCGCCCATCGGCAGCGGCCTGGGCATCCGCAACCCGCACAACCTGCGGCTCATCCGTGAAGTGGTGAAGGTGCCGGTCATCGTGGACGCGGGCGTGGGCACGGCGTCCGACGCGGCCATCGCCATGGAGCTGGGCGTGGACGCGCTGCTCATGAACACCGCCATCGCGGGCGCGAAGGACCCCGTGCGCATGGCCGTGGCCATGAAGAAGGCGGTGGAGGCCGGCCGCGACGCGTTCCTGGCGGGCCGCATCCCGCGCAAGGCGTACGGCTCCGCGTCCAGCCCCATCGAAGGGCTCGTGGAGTAG
- a CDS encoding lipopolysaccharide biosynthesis protein produces MSASPKPAPSPSFLGRAGPLVLARLFTAGLTLSIPLVLARVLRLDEYGTYYQLFLIATTLSYVLPFGVAQSLYYFLPRAEAKRPYLGHALLFVTGAGVVAAGLVWFFLGHVAAYFNNPALMEHRAALALYTAFFLGSYPLEISLTSQGKTKASAVVYLASDAVRSGVMVLPPLLGFSLHGMMIAVACFAGLRYVATWVVSLRGSTGPLVDWKLFKEQLVYAAPFGAAMCLAIPQQNAHMYAVAGVVAPAVYALYRVGCFQLPVVDLLYTPTSEVLMVRLGELEREGRLEEGVEAFREAAGKLAYVFLPFAAFLFAAAPEFVGAMFGQKFLPAVPIFRVSVLGVVLSILPMDGTLRARGQTRAIFASYLVKAVVTVPLLWFGVKHFGMMGGIASWALAEVMGKGMLLIRVPRALSTPERQLALKDVIPWRELAQASLAAFAAGGSIFLLRSGVHDTWVNLPAGFLWRVLPLAVAGLLFVVGYVVGLYAQGVRPWSALQSLRPRRAA; encoded by the coding sequence GTGAGTGCGTCACCCAAGCCGGCCCCGTCCCCGTCGTTCCTGGGGCGGGCCGGCCCGTTGGTGTTGGCCCGGTTGTTCACCGCCGGGCTGACGCTGTCCATTCCGCTCGTGCTGGCCCGGGTGCTTCGCCTGGACGAGTACGGCACCTACTACCAGCTGTTCCTCATCGCCACGACGCTGTCGTACGTGCTGCCGTTCGGCGTGGCGCAGAGCCTCTACTACTTCCTGCCTCGCGCGGAGGCGAAGCGGCCCTACCTAGGCCACGCGCTGCTCTTCGTCACGGGCGCGGGCGTCGTGGCCGCGGGGCTGGTGTGGTTCTTCCTGGGCCACGTGGCGGCCTACTTCAACAACCCGGCGCTGATGGAGCACCGCGCGGCGCTGGCGCTCTACACGGCGTTCTTCCTGGGCAGCTACCCGCTGGAGATTTCGCTCACCAGCCAGGGGAAGACGAAGGCGTCCGCGGTGGTGTACCTGGCGTCGGACGCGGTGCGCTCCGGCGTGATGGTGCTGCCGCCGCTGTTGGGCTTCTCCCTGCACGGGATGATGATCGCCGTGGCCTGCTTCGCGGGGCTTCGCTACGTGGCCACGTGGGTGGTGTCCCTGCGTGGGTCCACGGGCCCCTTGGTGGACTGGAAGCTGTTCAAGGAGCAGCTGGTGTACGCGGCGCCGTTTGGTGCCGCGATGTGCCTGGCCATCCCCCAGCAGAACGCGCACATGTACGCGGTGGCGGGCGTGGTGGCCCCCGCGGTGTATGCGCTCTACCGGGTGGGCTGCTTCCAGCTGCCGGTGGTGGACCTGCTCTACACGCCCACCAGCGAAGTGCTGATGGTGCGCCTGGGCGAGCTGGAGCGCGAGGGCCGGCTGGAGGAGGGCGTGGAGGCCTTCCGGGAGGCGGCCGGCAAGCTGGCGTATGTGTTCCTGCCCTTCGCGGCGTTCCTCTTCGCTGCGGCGCCGGAGTTCGTGGGGGCCATGTTCGGCCAGAAGTTCCTGCCCGCGGTCCCCATCTTCCGGGTGAGCGTGCTGGGCGTGGTGCTGTCGATTCTCCCCATGGACGGGACGCTGCGGGCCCGGGGACAGACGCGGGCCATCTTCGCGTCCTACCTGGTGAAGGCGGTGGTGACGGTGCCGCTCCTGTGGTTCGGGGTGAAGCACTTCGGGATGATGGGCGGCATCGCGTCCTGGGCGCTGGCGGAGGTGATGGGCAAGGGCATGCTGCTCATCCGCGTGCCTCGCGCGCTGTCCACGCCCGAGCGGCAGCTGGCGCTCAAGGACGTCATCCCGTGGCGGGAGCTGGCGCAGGCGTCGCTGGCGGCGTTCGCGGCGGGCGGGAGCATCTTCCTCCTGCGCTCCGGGGTGCATGACACGTGGGTGAACCTGCCCGCGGGTTTCCTGTGGCGGGTGCTGCCACTGGCGGTGGCGGGGCTGCTCTTCGTGGTGGGGTACGTGGTGGGGCTGTATGCGCAAGGCGTTCGCCCGTGGAGCGCCTTGCAGTCCCTCCGTCCCCGACGCGCGGCCTGA
- a CDS encoding serine O-acetyltransferase encodes MGFDAMTLYRMAHGLKKRGVPLLPAVLRKAIYYLHSSYIPEDAELGEGTQLGYGGIGVVIHKAAKVGRHVLISQQVTIGGRSGLEGAPVIGDYVRIGAGAKVLGNIHVGDFAVIGANAVVVKDVPSGAVVAGVPAKLIRQDADPLTTYQREMGLLPQRTPPKLTQVPRPSAQASAR; translated from the coding sequence ATGGGATTCGACGCGATGACGTTGTACCGGATGGCGCATGGGCTGAAGAAGCGTGGGGTGCCGTTGCTGCCCGCCGTTCTTCGCAAGGCCATCTACTACCTGCACAGCTCCTACATCCCCGAGGACGCGGAGCTCGGCGAGGGGACGCAGCTGGGCTACGGCGGCATCGGCGTGGTCATCCACAAGGCGGCGAAGGTGGGCCGTCACGTCCTCATCTCGCAGCAGGTCACGATTGGCGGACGCTCCGGGCTGGAGGGCGCGCCGGTGATTGGCGACTACGTGCGCATCGGCGCGGGCGCCAAGGTGCTGGGCAACATCCACGTGGGCGACTTCGCGGTGATTGGCGCCAACGCGGTGGTGGTGAAGGACGTGCCCTCGGGCGCGGTGGTCGCGGGCGTGCCCGCTAAGCTCATCCGCCAGGACGCGGATCCGCTCACCACGTATCAGCGTGAGATGGGCCTGCTGCCCCAGCGCACGCCGCCGAAGCTCACCCAGGTCCCACGTCCCTCCGCGCAGGCTTCCGCGCGCTAG
- a CDS encoding DUF4350 domain-containing protein, giving the protein MRNARVAIVLGLMIAVALAVGLASHEAPPDSPVPSITNPGPLGLKALFVYLEERGRDVSAQTSSLDSIPAGTRTLVIAAPQAQPVTKEEVVALERFVRGGGTLVYLSPHALAEHQPGMEDWLHIVSGALPGTNHQGLASEWVDPAGVTVDVWLPAGALRDLSLLRVARDRSIRLEHEDAVPLAGLGSAGVLWRWGLGQGEVYVAAGPDLAENRRLELLDNLRFWDALAARGPLRFDEFHHAVITRPPLSQGLWVFLAQSLAVGLVYLVSRGTRFGAPRPVRVERHRSSREYVRSLGWLMRRAKVEAELLPELDTGLRRLMHERLGIAPSLPDMEAARLLEETCGVPARDYLDAKEDLLRARERTPIRPADYTRLARRYALLERRVTGRDGAPQE; this is encoded by the coding sequence GTGAGGAACGCGCGCGTCGCGATCGTCCTGGGTTTGATGATCGCCGTGGCGCTGGCAGTGGGCCTGGCCTCGCATGAGGCCCCGCCGGACTCGCCCGTGCCGTCCATCACGAACCCGGGCCCGTTGGGACTCAAGGCCCTCTTCGTCTACCTGGAGGAACGTGGCCGGGACGTCAGCGCGCAGACGTCGTCCCTGGACTCGATCCCCGCCGGCACGCGCACGCTGGTCATCGCCGCGCCGCAGGCCCAACCCGTGACGAAGGAGGAAGTCGTCGCATTGGAGCGCTTCGTCCGGGGCGGCGGCACGCTGGTGTATCTGTCTCCGCACGCGCTGGCGGAACACCAGCCGGGCATGGAGGACTGGCTGCACATCGTCTCCGGCGCCCTGCCCGGCACGAACCACCAGGGCCTTGCCTCCGAGTGGGTGGATCCCGCTGGCGTCACCGTGGACGTGTGGCTGCCCGCGGGCGCGCTGCGCGACCTGTCGCTCCTGCGCGTGGCCCGGGACCGGAGCATCCGGTTGGAGCACGAAGACGCGGTGCCGCTGGCGGGCCTGGGCAGCGCGGGCGTGCTGTGGCGCTGGGGCCTGGGCCAGGGCGAAGTCTACGTCGCCGCGGGCCCGGACCTCGCGGAGAACCGGCGCCTGGAGCTGCTCGACAACCTGCGCTTCTGGGATGCGCTCGCCGCGCGTGGCCCCCTGCGCTTCGACGAGTTCCACCACGCCGTCATCACCCGCCCGCCCCTGTCCCAGGGCCTCTGGGTCTTCCTCGCGCAGAGCCTCGCCGTGGGGCTCGTCTACCTCGTCTCCCGAGGCACCCGCTTCGGCGCGCCCCGGCCCGTGCGCGTGGAGCGGCACCGTTCATCCCGCGAGTACGTGCGCTCCCTGGGCTGGCTCATGCGCCGCGCGAAGGTGGAGGCCGAGCTGCTGCCAGAGCTCGACACCGGCCTGCGGCGTCTGATGCACGAGCGCCTGGGCATCGCCCCTTCCCTGCCGGACATGGAGGCCGCGCGCCTCTTGGAAGAGACGTGCGGCGTGCCCGCGCGCGACTACCTGGACGCGAAGGAAGACCTCCTGCGCGCGCGGGAACGCACGCCCATCCGGCCCGCCGACTACACCCGCCTCGCCCGCCGCTACGCCCTGCTGGAGCGCCGCGTGACGGGCCGCGATGGCGCCCCGCAGGAATGA
- the thiS gene encoding sulfur carrier protein ThiS yields MNVWVNGEARTLPEGSTLSSLLALLELGSGPGVAVEVNAEVVRRARHPEHRLQDGDRVEIVTFVGGG; encoded by the coding sequence GTGAACGTGTGGGTCAACGGAGAAGCGCGGACGCTGCCGGAGGGCAGCACCCTTTCGTCCCTGCTGGCGCTGTTGGAGCTGGGCAGCGGCCCGGGGGTGGCGGTGGAGGTGAACGCGGAGGTGGTGCGCCGCGCCCGTCATCCCGAGCACCGGCTCCAGGACGGGGACCGGGTGGAGATCGTCACCTTCGTGGGTGGCGGGTGA
- a CDS encoding carboxymuconolactone decarboxylase family protein → MLGSTQHVQAVLDNVKTAPIPEAEKALFAFVDQLNDAPGDVRREDVNRLKAAGWSDEAVYDAISVCALFNFYNRWIDGTGVQGLSPAMYERSAKRMAAGGYLPAPPPGSPPKSGGEPER, encoded by the coding sequence TTGCTGGGCAGCACGCAGCACGTCCAGGCGGTGCTGGACAATGTGAAGACGGCCCCCATCCCAGAGGCCGAGAAGGCGTTGTTCGCCTTCGTGGACCAACTCAACGACGCGCCCGGAGACGTGCGCCGCGAGGACGTGAATCGCCTGAAGGCGGCCGGCTGGTCGGACGAGGCCGTCTACGACGCCATCTCCGTCTGCGCCCTCTTCAACTTCTACAACCGGTGGATTGACGGCACCGGCGTGCAGGGCCTCTCACCGGCCATGTACGAACGGTCCGCGAAGCGCATGGCCGCAGGCGGATACCTGCCCGCGCCCCCGCCCGGTTCCCCGCCGAAGTCCGGAGGGGAACCGGAGCGCTGA
- the exoP gene encoding spore coat polysaccharide biosynthesis glycosyltransferase ExoP → MRRSEEMDLSKRALRGRDLVVFSNDWDGDPLSKVHIMRILSRDNRVLWVNSIGNRAPKANAHDAQRIIKKLKTFTQGIKEVEPNLHVLAPLAIPFYGSETVRQANRHLLRLQVLRAMKQLKFERPISWSFLPASAPVSGTLGEDFVVYHCVDEFSAFSDTNGKHIAELEERLLKRADMCITSAERLYENKKRVNPRTVLVRHGTDHAHFVKACDPATKIPEDIAKLPKPIIGFFGLVADWIDQDAIIACAKAHPEGSVVIVGKTTPDCDDSRLRAVPNIHMLGRKPYADLPGYNKAFDVALNPFVINELTLNSNPLKVREYLASGLPVVSSDLPEVRKVGLCRIATTPEDYVKQVNAALADNPGPNRERAEKIFHESWEARVAEIRQHVGEAMLAAGKKL, encoded by the coding sequence ATGCGGCGCAGTGAAGAGATGGATCTGTCGAAGCGGGCCCTTCGCGGGCGGGACCTGGTGGTGTTCTCCAACGACTGGGACGGGGATCCGCTGTCGAAGGTCCACATCATGCGGATCCTCTCGCGGGACAACCGCGTGCTGTGGGTGAACAGCATTGGCAACCGCGCGCCCAAGGCGAACGCGCACGACGCCCAGCGGATCATCAAGAAGCTGAAGACGTTCACCCAGGGCATCAAGGAGGTGGAGCCCAACCTGCACGTGCTCGCGCCGCTGGCGATCCCGTTCTACGGCTCGGAGACGGTGCGCCAGGCGAACCGCCACCTGCTGCGGCTCCAGGTGCTGCGCGCGATGAAGCAGCTGAAGTTCGAGCGCCCCATCTCCTGGAGCTTCCTGCCCGCGTCCGCGCCGGTGTCCGGCACGCTGGGCGAGGACTTCGTCGTGTACCACTGCGTGGACGAGTTCTCCGCGTTCAGCGACACGAACGGCAAGCACATCGCGGAGCTGGAGGAGCGCCTCTTGAAGCGCGCGGACATGTGCATCACGTCCGCGGAGCGCCTGTATGAGAACAAGAAGCGCGTGAACCCTCGCACGGTGCTGGTGCGCCACGGCACGGACCACGCGCACTTCGTGAAGGCGTGCGACCCGGCCACGAAGATTCCGGAGGACATCGCGAAGCTGCCCAAGCCCATCATCGGCTTCTTCGGCCTGGTGGCGGACTGGATTGATCAGGACGCCATCATCGCGTGCGCGAAGGCGCACCCTGAGGGCTCGGTGGTCATCGTGGGCAAGACGACGCCGGACTGCGACGACAGCCGCCTGCGCGCCGTTCCCAACATCCACATGCTGGGGCGCAAGCCGTACGCGGACCTGCCGGGCTACAACAAGGCGTTCGACGTGGCGCTCAACCCGTTCGTCATCAACGAGCTGACGCTCAACTCCAACCCGCTGAAGGTGCGCGAGTACCTGGCGTCCGGCCTGCCGGTGGTGTCGTCGGATCTGCCGGAGGTCCGCAAGGTGGGCCTGTGCCGCATCGCCACCACGCCCGAGGACTACGTGAAGCAGGTCAACGCCGCGCTGGCGGACAACCCGGGCCCGAACCGGGAGCGCGCGGAGAAGATCTTCCACGAGAGCTGGGAGGCCCGCGTCGCGGAGATCCGTCAGCACGTGGGTGAGGCGATGCTCGCGGCGGGCAAGAAGCTGTAG